atttattaaaataaaaaacctgaaaaatcccaTGTACATAGGTATTCAgagcctttgctcaatattttgttgGTGCACcgttggcagcaattacagcctaaaGTCCTTTTGAATATGTCTTTGGGAATttgtccattcctctttgcagtacctctcaagctctatcaggttggatgggaagcgtcagtgtacagccattttcagatctctccagagatgtttaataggatttaggtctgggctctggctgggccactcaaggacattccccGAGTTGTTGTGatgccactccattgatattttggcggtgtggtttgggtcattgtcctgctggaagatgaaccgtcgcacCAGTCTGAGGtgaagagcactctgaagcaagttttcattcaggatgtctctgtacattgctgcattcatctttccctctgtcctaagtagtctttcagttcctgctgccaccaccatgcaaagctgtgaatactgatgtacaagttattttacatgttttttatttttaataaatttgcaacaatttcaaaaaaacatttttcactttttcattatggggtattgtgtgtagaattttgaggaattacatgaatttaatccattttggaataaggctgtaaccaaaaaataaataaataaaaatgtggaaaaagtgaagcgctatgaatactttctggatgcactgtaaatattaaaaagtttACCCTGATCTTTAAATTCAAAAAGTTTTCACTCTGACTCTTAAtgcatcgtttttttttttttttttagcatcaaTTAACATTTGAACCTTCTATAAGAGTTGCATATGAATCATTGAGTTGTCAACAGTGTAAAAGGATTGATTTCAAAATCAGCAATTTCTGGAAGAGTTCAAATACACAAAAATGTGGgacctgatgttttttttttcataagaaGAACAGGCAGTTTAACTGTTCAGGAAAAAAATTGACTTAAAATATAATAGGAATAAGGATAATTCAGGTAGCAACACAGTTGTAAGAATTGAATGAACATTTGTAGGGGtcattttaaattcaacaaatattttcttttgtggacTATATGTAAATgtctgaatttttttattaatgtcagtAAAACCTCAAATATATAGTGAAAAATATGAACCTAAAcaatttaaatgctaatttaacaCCTTTTGTCTTTATAAGCAGGCAATTAGCACCAAACCCTTGTTCTAAAAGGTGGAGCAGTTTCACTATGACTAGTTTCATTGTCTGATTAAGCAACATCATGTCTGTCTGCATAGTAACACCTGGCTAATCCAAGTAATGCTTAAAGCAAATCCCTATTAAAATCTAAACAGTCGTACAATGAACAATTGCTCCCTGAGAGGCTCTGAAAAGATGCTTAGGCTGGCCTGTCAATGCTGTGACCTTGAGACTACAGACATTTCAGTGCAGTATAATTTACAGCATCTATCAACAATGGCGTGACATCGAAGcatcagcaaataaacaccagaGAACCCATTTTGTAGAAGCTGCACTAcgctttttaatgatttttagtaaCTCATACAGTATGAGCTATATGTTTAGAGAATaaattgacaatgttttttttttcagatcattGCTAAATATTGGTATTTAAGTTAAAATCAcgatttatacatttgtttaatgACAGTAAACTTAAGGCCAAGTAGAGAAAATCCAATGAACTTAAAGCGAAGTCAGCATGACCAAACGTTCTCTATGCAAACATATAGGGTCGCAACAAGTAGAATTATTTTAGTGACAACTTGTACCAgactcattttaaatgattttaaaaatatcgACTTACAaaattttaacattataaaataaccTTTTTGATCAtggtacaaaaaaaattatgttcttTATCGGTGCAGTCTCATTATACAAagattcttaaataaaaaaagtgagaCACCTTATTAGCACACCATACTTCTTGGAAAATATTGTGCAATTGTGAGTGTGCTTAACACTGTTAAATGGGCTTGACAAATCACCTCTAGGACACACACTCTCACCTCTCCGTATGCTAGGAGAGAATAGTATGCTTCTCACTTGTATGTCACTTTGAataaaagcttctgctaaatTAGACAACTGTAATATTTAAACCCAAACGCTACATCAACCTGTATAGGGAGACTCAACATATGGTGAATGTAATACCTttgaaaatcatgatcgcaatatatatatccaAGCCTGATATCTGATGGCTAGAAAGTGAtgcattttttgtaaaatattggtGTTTTAATGCagaaagtccagagactgttgtgtacaccatgattttatataaaatccactttaatgtgtgatatgactaaaaagtgatcaAACTGATATCAAATTAGTGGCTTGgtcccggaaacagtatttcacacGTCATGACcaggcccacacagaatccgCTCGCccagaatttcgcagatttttagcccatcatggattctatttatttacttgtgtaaatttagatttattcagtttttaggttcagtaatattattaatgatgaaaatattcatgatttattcacaatacagtttgtgaagtaatattttctgtcttttagtagatttactatatgagagacttgctttgtttaccaaataaagtgaatctatttggatttgcattgtaaacattaaaagttaaaaagatattactttttatttcatatattaaagttttagttacgatactcccaaaatcattctgcataatccgcagatttaacacaattctgtgcagaaatagcataaaatatctgcagatttcgtctggccctagtcatgacTTAAGCGAATAATTCTAAATTGGATCTCCACTGACactattaaatgcaaaaaaaaaaaaaaaccaacttAAAGAAActaaatttaggattaatttacAATGTGCATTTGGTTTACCACAGCATGTTGTAGCACAAAAATGAAAACCCaaaacgatttaaaaaaaaaaaaacgatgctACATGATTTCCACACACAAAGACATCAATGTGACAGACCACCACGTCCAAGAGGGAAcctgcttgttttatttatttttttccatttttgttaATGCATGTTGCACACTGTGACAGAACTTCAACGAAGGaaggagaaaaaaagaaacaggagaaatgtttctgtgaaaatcccTCAAATGTTGTCAGCTGCCACCAGTTCGGTCCATCACAGAATGGTCCACCTGTCAACGGTCATTGTACTATCAGGTTTCCTTTGCCCCAGTCCTTCCCCTCCCACTCTTATGACACGCACCTCCCTGCCAAACTTCCTCTTAAAGAAATTAAAAGAgaagacaggaaaaaaaaaaaaaaaagaaaagaaaatggcaATGACACGGGGACAAACTGCTAGTCACTATCACAATAGTGGAAATCACATAACTGTTCCTCGGAGATTAATACAAAGATCTTCCAGGAGAACTAGTCACAATCTGCAGCGGTCCAATAGGAACATTACACTGAGTAACCCGCCCACGTTATACATGGAGACAGACGGAAATAAAAAGCTTATAGAAGAGCATCCAGCACCCCCCACCCACAAGCCCCACCCCATCAAGCCCCACACAACCCCAGGAAGATTGAAGTATGTGTGAGGGTGACCCCTGGCCACCAGCGGTCACATAAAGTCTCTATAAAGGAGCCCCTGACTGGAGGGTCTCTAGTATTTCACGCCTGGAACAAACTCCTTGGCCTCTGGGTTCAAGCTGCTCTTGCGCTGTGAAACAAAAAGAGAAGAACGTGTGAGTGGAAAATGTTTGATGTGGGGACTCAATTTTGGAAGGATGTGATGTGTTTAATGTGCAGTTCACTTCCAGAACGATTGGCCAACAGTGACTTACACTTCTTTGATgttcaccattgacttccatattcctcttatggaaatcaatggtgaGCCATTAACTATTCAAATACCTGCATTTTCAAAACATcctcttgtgttcaacaggaaaaactaGCTGAGGGTGAGTAATAAATGACACAATTTTTCATCTGGAAGTGAAATACTcaagcttttaaatgatgattgcGCTGTAAGACTTACTGCGATGTCTTCGGCGTTTCCGTCACTGACCGACAGGCCGCTGAGCTGCTGTTGGATCTGCCCTACTCCAGATGGAAGGTCTCTGGCAGGAATGAACCAATCTTGATCCTCCTCCTCCAACATCTCCTGGAAACAGCGTTCAAGAAACTCCTGCTCCAACAGCTCTTCTTCCACCTGCAGGAAAGTGTCAGACGGATCAATTTCAGCATAATGTGGTCACTGAGGATTCATATTAAACTTGTAATACTTCAATGTTGGTCTGCTGTTAATCATTATGATGTGGTTTGTTGTTGTTAAACCTAAATTCCaagatgctatatatatatatatatatatatatatatatatatatatatatatatatatatatatatatatatatatatatatatatatatatatatatatatatatatatatatatatatatatatataaataaagtcattACAGTAATTGCAACTCAATGAAGAAACCAAATTAGAtgcaaattaaagtaaaaaataaactgcaagtgttaaattaaacaaatcagaCTATATTTGATGCGAGGTCAATGTTTTAATACCAGTCAGCTTCTGCGGTTACATTTAGACTAAATTTCCAAAATTAAAACTCAACTTGTGCAGTCTCCATCTCGCAAATTCTCAATTCGTTTTGTTATTGTACACCAATAAATTGTGATATGATTTTAGCAAGTTTCAACTAAGGAAACAAATATTTACACAAATCCTTATTGAAGTTTTGAAAcgtataactaggcccacacgtaATCTACgcatgcagaaatccacagatttttagcccgttACTGAgtccatttatttacttgtgtaaatttgtatttattcagtttaaattaatttcagtaatattattagcttatatgaaattgtttatttacaatacagtttgtgattatattatatgatagacgTGCTTTGTAGACTAATCAAGCAGATCTAAttaaatttgcattgtaaacattaagtttaaaatgttttgttttttattttacacaagtTTTAGCTATGATACTTCTAAAATTATACCGcataatccacagattttttttttttttttttactaaattctgtgcagaaatacatttaaaaaaatgtctgcagagaTTCTGTCTTTTGAGAGAATCACTGCTTTGGGTAAATAGTCTCTGCATGACAGTCGTAAATGCACAGAAACTACTAAAATAACTACAGCTTAGTTTTAATGGTTAAAAACCAATTATTACATTCATACAAAAgttctcatttattattatttgataataTCTTTTATATCTTGTGTCTTTTGAGAGTACCATTCTTGCTGTTCTCATTAAACTAAGAAAACAttggttgcacggtttaccggtactatggtaggaTCGTGATCCTATGGCTACAAAATACTGGCAGatccactgtagtttgtaaatggtagtatcgtcattattggtttatttacaatagataatgttgcatgtggaaaagtcactgaaATGCTCACATATGTACATCAATAAaccaaattattttaataatctgtggagcactttaaggttgcaaaactttGTAGAATTTGCACCTTTTATGGTAGCTTATTGCACATTTTTTAATGCTTCGGTCCATTTCTGGtactgttaatatgatttattagcgACTgcgacaatctctttaaaagaacaaCTTCAACAAATGTTGAATTTGTTGAATTTTGaattactgattaaaaaaaaaaaaaaaaaaaaaagagaaacgtAAAACAGCAACAGGAAAAATTGAAACAATTTGACCATTTCATGTAGCCtcattttgttggaaaaatgcttttttgtatcaaatttcatttggtataatttgtatctttatttttattttattgtatttctgtTGGCcggttatctacaaaataaacaaaaagaatgaatacattttaggtgaagtggggtgcaaataatactttttggccttaagggaattatgaattacattcaagtaggcctattataacataaaatatagtatttctgactattttctttataatttcaGCTATTAATTACAGTAccacaatactacttggtatcgtgacaCTTTAACtggtatcgtatcgtatcgtaagATTAATGGTATTGTTGTGATAACCATAATTTATATACCCTTAAACATTGCTTAACATACTTCCATACGTGCcccatttcaaatatattttgttcCCCTTGTTCCCTATATTCATGTATAGCTATATCCATAAAACTACATTTGGATGCACTtgattatagaccattttgagagatgtaaacaaaacaatggtcccaacctatttttaatttctatagcttccgagaatccaaaaagagccacatactgataaataatgttatgacattgtatttttacatcaagttatgattgaattgtcattacagttatgaaatggtTTGATAAGCAGTAAATGTTCATGGGCAAATGACATGACTGTTGAAATGGTCTAAAAAAttacactaataaataaataaatattggagctgtacaattaatcgaaaaaagacaCATCTCGCTTCGACCCCCTAGAAGATCTTAATCCAACATTTCTacaattctgccaatcatattttcaagtttaggagagaagcaaaggtggctgcacgagtcttttcattgtttcacatacattgctcagcaacatAGACACCTTAAAATGATGttgagtcacatactgtatttataaaaaggtataattcacccaataatgtcaaaaaaaataaataaaaaagaaaaaaattaacacgTGACgcgagctgctgaccgtgagctgttatcaagcctggtttatactcgacacgTCCGCTTGTTCGCTTGAGTGCGAGCGgcaaatgtgacgtcatcgcagaGTTTGCGTAtattcgctttgggtgcgcgcggCATGATTTTGGCTGGCGGTGCGCACAGCATTTtctgagactcgagcgaacagtgcaCGCAGTGCCGCAACTGATTTAA
This genomic stretch from Danio aesculapii chromosome 1, fDanAes4.1, whole genome shotgun sequence harbors:
- the paip2b gene encoding polyadenylate-binding protein-interacting protein 2B, giving the protein MPEPADINSPEVAKTPGGGSGQGKDENVVNGHKEGDANPFAEYMWMENEEEYNRQVEEELLEQEFLERCFQEMLEEEDQDWFIPARDLPSGVGQIQQQLSGLSVSDGNAEDIARKSSLNPEAKEFVPGVKY